A region of Homo sapiens chromosome 17, GRCh38.p14 Primary Assembly DNA encodes the following proteins:
- the PROCA1 gene encoding protein PROCA1 isoform d (isoform d is encoded by transcript variant 4) — MSITYVNRLPSWERGHLLAGVASSTDVSTFSEGDCKEPDKCCWRHKQCTGHIIYPFASDCVRHSLHLHSVNHCNCNSRLKDSSEDSSSSRGAGPTCSHVIESPCFELTPEEEHVERFRYGWCKSYRPVSVAVIHHPLYHECGADDLNEEEEEEEEESKPPIPTQVGPATASPDLGTSMATGTPDSTAPITIWRSESPTGKGQGSKVIKKVKKKKEKEKDKEEMDEKAKLKKKAKKGQLTKKKSPVKLEPSPPDVSRSLSARQLARMSESSPESREELESEDSYNGRGQGELSSEDIVESSSPRKRENTVQAKKTGAKPSQARKVNKRKSPPGSNPNLS, encoded by the exons ATGAGCATAACTT ATGTAAACAGGTTACCCAGCTGGGAGAGAGGACATCTGCTGGCTGGTGTGGCGTCCAGCACTGATGTGTCTACCTTCTCTGAAG GTGACTGCAAGGAGCCTGACAAGTGCTGCTGGAGACACAAGCAGTGCACTGGGCACATCATCTACCCTTTCGCCTCTGACTGTGTCCGCCACAGCCTGCACCTACACTCTGTCAACCACTGCAACTGTAATTCTAG GCTGAAGGACTCTTCAGAGGATAGCAGCAGCTCCCGGGGCGCGGGCCCAACCTGCTCCCATGTCATCGAGTCCCCTTGCTTTGAGCTCACACCGGAGGAGGAGCATGTGGAGCGATTCCGGTATGGCTG GTGCAAAAGCTACAGACCTGTCTCTGTGGCAGTGATCCACCATCCACTCTACCATGAGTGTGGGGCAGATGATCtaaatgaagaagaggaagaggaggaggaggaaagcaaGCCCCCCATCCCGACACAGGTGGGGCCCGCCACCGCCTCCCCTGACCTAGGCACCAGCATGGCCACTGGTACCCCTGACTCCACAGCGCCCATCACCATCTGGCGCTCTGAGAGCCCCACAGGGAAGGGTCAGGGCAGCAAGGTGATCAAgaaggtaaagaagaaaaaggaaaaagagaaagacaaggagGAGATGGATGAGAAGGCAAAGCTGAAGAAAAAAGCCAAGAAAGGCCAGTTGACTAAGAAGAAAAGCCCGGTTAAATTGGAGCCTTCCCCGCCAGACGTGAGCCGATCATTAAGCGCAAGACAGCTGGCCAGGATGTCCGAGTCCAGCCCAGAAAGCCGGGAAGAGCTGGAGAGCGAGGACAGTTACAATGGCCGGGGGCAGGGAGAACTGTCCAGCGAGGATATTGTGGAATCATCATCGCCCAGGAAGAGAGAGAACACAGTCCAGGCCAAAAAGACAGGGGCAAAGCCCTCACAAGCCAGGAAGGTAAACAAGAGAAAATCTCCCCCAGGATCAAACCCCAACCTCAGTTGA
- the PROCA1 gene encoding protein PROCA1 isoform X1 has translation MWVRTTLTIERWTKEKTEPKARSWDESRCRDVNRLPSWERGHLLAGVASSTDVSTFSEGDCKEPDKCCWRHKQCTGHIIYPFASDCVRHSLHLHSVNHCNCNSRLKDSSEDSSSSRGAGPTCSHVIESPCFELTPEEEHVERFRCKSYRPVSVAVIHHPLYHECGADDLNEEEEEEEEESKPPIPTQVGPATASPDLGTSMATGTPDSTAPITIWRSESPTGKGQGSKVIKKVKKKKEKEKDKEEMDEKAKLKKKAKKGQLTKKKSPVKLEPSPPDVSRSLSARQLARMSESSPESREELESEDSYNGRGQGELSSEDIVESSSPRKRENTVQAKKTGAKPSQARKVNKRKSPPGSNPNLS, from the exons ATGTGGGTCAGGACGACGCTCACAATTGAAAGATGGACTAAGGAAAAGACCGAGCCCAAGGCCCGCTCGTGGGATGAGAGCAGATGCCGCG ATGTAAACAGGTTACCCAGCTGGGAGAGAGGACATCTGCTGGCTGGTGTGGCGTCCAGCACTGATGTGTCTACCTTCTCTGAAG GTGACTGCAAGGAGCCTGACAAGTGCTGCTGGAGACACAAGCAGTGCACTGGGCACATCATCTACCCTTTCGCCTCTGACTGTGTCCGCCACAGCCTGCACCTACACTCTGTCAACCACTGCAACTGTAATTCTAG GCTGAAGGACTCTTCAGAGGATAGCAGCAGCTCCCGGGGCGCGGGCCCAACCTGCTCCCATGTCATCGAGTCCCCTTGCTTTGAGCTCACACCGGAGGAGGAGCATGTGGAGCGATTCCG GTGCAAAAGCTACAGACCTGTCTCTGTGGCAGTGATCCACCATCCACTCTACCATGAGTGTGGGGCAGATGATCtaaatgaagaagaggaagaggaggaggaggaaagcaaGCCCCCCATCCCGACACAGGTGGGGCCCGCCACCGCCTCCCCTGACCTAGGCACCAGCATGGCCACTGGTACCCCTGACTCCACAGCGCCCATCACCATCTGGCGCTCTGAGAGCCCCACAGGGAAGGGTCAGGGCAGCAAGGTGATCAAgaaggtaaagaagaaaaaggaaaaagagaaagacaaggagGAGATGGATGAGAAGGCAAAGCTGAAGAAAAAAGCCAAGAAAGGCCAGTTGACTAAGAAGAAAAGCCCGGTTAAATTGGAGCCTTCCCCGCCAGACGTGAGCCGATCATTAAGCGCAAGACAGCTGGCCAGGATGTCCGAGTCCAGCCCAGAAAGCCGGGAAGAGCTGGAGAGCGAGGACAGTTACAATGGCCGGGGGCAGGGAGAACTGTCCAGCGAGGATATTGTGGAATCATCATCGCCCAGGAAGAGAGAGAACACAGTCCAGGCCAAAAAGACAGGGGCAAAGCCCTCACAAGCCAGGAAGGTAAACAAGAGAAAATCTCCCCCAGGATCAAACCCCAACCTCAGTTGA
- the PROCA1 gene encoding protein PROCA1 isoform f (isoform f is encoded by transcript variant 7), which translates to MWVRTTLTIERWTKEKTEPKARSWDESRCRDVNRLPSWERGHLLAGVASSTDVSTFSEGDCKEPDKCCWRHKQCTGHIIYPFASDCVRHSLHLHSVNHCNCNSRLKDSSEDSSSSRGAGPTCSHVIESPCFELTPEEEHVERFRYGWCKSYRPVSVAVIHHPLYHECGADDLNEEEEEEEEESKPPIPTQVGPATASPDLGTSMATGTPDSTAPITIWRSESPTGKGQGSKVIKKVKKKKEKEKDKEEMDEKAKLKKKAKKGQLTKKKSPVKLEPSPPDVSRSLSARQLARMSESSPESREELESEDSYNGRGQGELSSEDIVESSSPRKRENTVQAKKTGAKPSQARKVNKRKSPPGSNPNLS; encoded by the exons ATGTGGGTCAGGACGACGCTCACAATTGAAAGATGGACTAAGGAAAAGACCGAGCCCAAGGCCCGCTCGTGGGATGAGAGCAGATGCCGCG ATGTAAACAGGTTACCCAGCTGGGAGAGAGGACATCTGCTGGCTGGTGTGGCGTCCAGCACTGATGTGTCTACCTTCTCTGAAG GTGACTGCAAGGAGCCTGACAAGTGCTGCTGGAGACACAAGCAGTGCACTGGGCACATCATCTACCCTTTCGCCTCTGACTGTGTCCGCCACAGCCTGCACCTACACTCTGTCAACCACTGCAACTGTAATTCTAG GCTGAAGGACTCTTCAGAGGATAGCAGCAGCTCCCGGGGCGCGGGCCCAACCTGCTCCCATGTCATCGAGTCCCCTTGCTTTGAGCTCACACCGGAGGAGGAGCATGTGGAGCGATTCCGGTATGGCTG GTGCAAAAGCTACAGACCTGTCTCTGTGGCAGTGATCCACCATCCACTCTACCATGAGTGTGGGGCAGATGATCtaaatgaagaagaggaagaggaggaggaggaaagcaaGCCCCCCATCCCGACACAGGTGGGGCCCGCCACCGCCTCCCCTGACCTAGGCACCAGCATGGCCACTGGTACCCCTGACTCCACAGCGCCCATCACCATCTGGCGCTCTGAGAGCCCCACAGGGAAGGGTCAGGGCAGCAAGGTGATCAAgaaggtaaagaagaaaaaggaaaaagagaaagacaaggagGAGATGGATGAGAAGGCAAAGCTGAAGAAAAAAGCCAAGAAAGGCCAGTTGACTAAGAAGAAAAGCCCGGTTAAATTGGAGCCTTCCCCGCCAGACGTGAGCCGATCATTAAGCGCAAGACAGCTGGCCAGGATGTCCGAGTCCAGCCCAGAAAGCCGGGAAGAGCTGGAGAGCGAGGACAGTTACAATGGCCGGGGGCAGGGAGAACTGTCCAGCGAGGATATTGTGGAATCATCATCGCCCAGGAAGAGAGAGAACACAGTCCAGGCCAAAAAGACAGGGGCAAAGCCCTCACAAGCCAGGAAGGTAAACAAGAGAAAATCTCCCCCAGGATCAAACCCCAACCTCAGTTGA
- the PROCA1 gene encoding protein PROCA1 isoform c (isoform c is encoded by transcript variant 3), which yields MPRCKSYRPVSVAVIHHPLYHECGADDLNEEEEEEEEESKPPIPTQVGPATASPDLGTSMATGTPDSTAPITIWRSESPTGKGQGSKVIKKVKKKKEKEKDKEEMDEKAKLKKKAKKGQLTKKKSPVKLEPSPPDVSRSLSARQLARMSESSPESREELESEDSYNGRGQGELSSEDIVESSSPRKRENTVQAKKTGAKPSQARKVNKRKSPPGSNPNLS from the exons ATGCCGCG GTGCAAAAGCTACAGACCTGTCTCTGTGGCAGTGATCCACCATCCACTCTACCATGAGTGTGGGGCAGATGATCtaaatgaagaagaggaagaggaggaggaggaaagcaaGCCCCCCATCCCGACACAGGTGGGGCCCGCCACCGCCTCCCCTGACCTAGGCACCAGCATGGCCACTGGTACCCCTGACTCCACAGCGCCCATCACCATCTGGCGCTCTGAGAGCCCCACAGGGAAGGGTCAGGGCAGCAAGGTGATCAAgaaggtaaagaagaaaaaggaaaaagagaaagacaaggagGAGATGGATGAGAAGGCAAAGCTGAAGAAAAAAGCCAAGAAAGGCCAGTTGACTAAGAAGAAAAGCCCGGTTAAATTGGAGCCTTCCCCGCCAGACGTGAGCCGATCATTAAGCGCAAGACAGCTGGCCAGGATGTCCGAGTCCAGCCCAGAAAGCCGGGAAGAGCTGGAGAGCGAGGACAGTTACAATGGCCGGGGGCAGGGAGAACTGTCCAGCGAGGATATTGTGGAATCATCATCGCCCAGGAAGAGAGAGAACACAGTCCAGGCCAAAAAGACAGGGGCAAAGCCCTCACAAGCCAGGAAGGTAAACAAGAGAAAATCTCCCCCAGGATCAAACCCCAACCTCAGTTGA
- the PROCA1 gene encoding protein PROCA1 isoform g (isoform g is encoded by transcript variant 8), with amino-acid sequence MSITCDCKEPDKCCWRHKQCTGHIIYPFASDCVRHSLHLHSVNHCNCNSRLKDSSEDSSSSRGAGPTCSHVIESPCFELTPEEEHVERFRYGWCKSYRPVSVAVIHHPLYHECGADDLNEEEEEEEEESKPPIPTQVGPATASPDLGTSMATGTPDSTAPITIWRSESPTGKGQGSKVIKKVKKKKEKEKDKEEMDEKAKLKKKAKKGQLTKKKSPVKLEPSPPDVSRSLSARQLARMSESSPESREELESEDSYNGRGQGELSSEDIVESSSPRKRENTVQAKKTGAKPSQARKVNKRKSPPGSNPNLS; translated from the exons ATGAGCATAACTT GTGACTGCAAGGAGCCTGACAAGTGCTGCTGGAGACACAAGCAGTGCACTGGGCACATCATCTACCCTTTCGCCTCTGACTGTGTCCGCCACAGCCTGCACCTACACTCTGTCAACCACTGCAACTGTAATTCTAG GCTGAAGGACTCTTCAGAGGATAGCAGCAGCTCCCGGGGCGCGGGCCCAACCTGCTCCCATGTCATCGAGTCCCCTTGCTTTGAGCTCACACCGGAGGAGGAGCATGTGGAGCGATTCCGGTATGGCTG GTGCAAAAGCTACAGACCTGTCTCTGTGGCAGTGATCCACCATCCACTCTACCATGAGTGTGGGGCAGATGATCtaaatgaagaagaggaagaggaggaggaggaaagcaaGCCCCCCATCCCGACACAGGTGGGGCCCGCCACCGCCTCCCCTGACCTAGGCACCAGCATGGCCACTGGTACCCCTGACTCCACAGCGCCCATCACCATCTGGCGCTCTGAGAGCCCCACAGGGAAGGGTCAGGGCAGCAAGGTGATCAAgaaggtaaagaagaaaaaggaaaaagagaaagacaaggagGAGATGGATGAGAAGGCAAAGCTGAAGAAAAAAGCCAAGAAAGGCCAGTTGACTAAGAAGAAAAGCCCGGTTAAATTGGAGCCTTCCCCGCCAGACGTGAGCCGATCATTAAGCGCAAGACAGCTGGCCAGGATGTCCGAGTCCAGCCCAGAAAGCCGGGAAGAGCTGGAGAGCGAGGACAGTTACAATGGCCGGGGGCAGGGAGAACTGTCCAGCGAGGATATTGTGGAATCATCATCGCCCAGGAAGAGAGAGAACACAGTCCAGGCCAAAAAGACAGGGGCAAAGCCCTCACAAGCCAGGAAGGTAAACAAGAGAAAATCTCCCCCAGGATCAAACCCCAACCTCAGTTGA
- the PROCA1 gene encoding protein PROCA1 isoform a (isoform a is encoded by transcript variant 1) yields the protein MRADAAVAGREERSEDTELTEGDCKEPDKCCWRHKQCTGHIIYPFASDCVRHSLHLHSVNHCNCNSRLKDSSEDSSSSRGAGPTCSHVIESPCFELTPEEEHVERFRYGWCKSYRPVSVAVIHHPLYHECGADDLNEEEEEEEEESKPPIPTQVGPATASPDLGTSMATGTPDSTAPITIWRSESPTGKGQGSKVIKKVKKKKEKEKDKEEMDEKAKLKKKAKKGQLTKKKSPVKLEPSPPDVSRSLSARQLARMSESSPESREELESEDSYNGRGQGELSSEDIVESSSPRKRENTVQAKKTGAKPSQARKVNKRKSPPGSNPNLS from the exons ATGAGAGCAGATGCCGCG GTGgctggaagagaagaaagaagtgaaGACACTGAGCTCACTGAAG GTGACTGCAAGGAGCCTGACAAGTGCTGCTGGAGACACAAGCAGTGCACTGGGCACATCATCTACCCTTTCGCCTCTGACTGTGTCCGCCACAGCCTGCACCTACACTCTGTCAACCACTGCAACTGTAATTCTAG GCTGAAGGACTCTTCAGAGGATAGCAGCAGCTCCCGGGGCGCGGGCCCAACCTGCTCCCATGTCATCGAGTCCCCTTGCTTTGAGCTCACACCGGAGGAGGAGCATGTGGAGCGATTCCGGTATGGCTG GTGCAAAAGCTACAGACCTGTCTCTGTGGCAGTGATCCACCATCCACTCTACCATGAGTGTGGGGCAGATGATCtaaatgaagaagaggaagaggaggaggaggaaagcaaGCCCCCCATCCCGACACAGGTGGGGCCCGCCACCGCCTCCCCTGACCTAGGCACCAGCATGGCCACTGGTACCCCTGACTCCACAGCGCCCATCACCATCTGGCGCTCTGAGAGCCCCACAGGGAAGGGTCAGGGCAGCAAGGTGATCAAgaaggtaaagaagaaaaaggaaaaagagaaagacaaggagGAGATGGATGAGAAGGCAAAGCTGAAGAAAAAAGCCAAGAAAGGCCAGTTGACTAAGAAGAAAAGCCCGGTTAAATTGGAGCCTTCCCCGCCAGACGTGAGCCGATCATTAAGCGCAAGACAGCTGGCCAGGATGTCCGAGTCCAGCCCAGAAAGCCGGGAAGAGCTGGAGAGCGAGGACAGTTACAATGGCCGGGGGCAGGGAGAACTGTCCAGCGAGGATATTGTGGAATCATCATCGCCCAGGAAGAGAGAGAACACAGTCCAGGCCAAAAAGACAGGGGCAAAGCCCTCACAAGCCAGGAAGGTAAACAAGAGAAAATCTCCCCCAGGATCAAACCCCAACCTCAGTTGA
- the PROCA1 gene encoding protein PROCA1 isoform b (isoform b is encoded by transcript variant 2) codes for MWVRTTLTIERWTKEKTEPKARSWDESRCRGDCKEPDKCCWRHKQCTGHIIYPFASDCVRHSLHLHSVNHCNCNSRLKDSSEDSSSSRGAGPTCSHVIESPCFELTPEEEHVERFRYGWCKSYRPVSVAVIHHPLYHECGADDLNEEEEEEEEESKPPIPTQVGPATASPDLGTSMATGTPDSTAPITIWRSESPTGKGQGSKVIKKVKKKKEKEKDKEEMDEKAKLKKKAKKGQLTKKKSPVKLEPSPPDVSRSLSARQLARMSESSPESREELESEDSYNGRGQGELSSEDIVESSSPRKRENTVQAKKTGAKPSQARKVNKRKSPPGSNPNLS; via the exons ATGTGGGTCAGGACGACGCTCACAATTGAAAGATGGACTAAGGAAAAGACCGAGCCCAAGGCCCGCTCGTGGGATGAGAGCAGATGCCGCG GTGACTGCAAGGAGCCTGACAAGTGCTGCTGGAGACACAAGCAGTGCACTGGGCACATCATCTACCCTTTCGCCTCTGACTGTGTCCGCCACAGCCTGCACCTACACTCTGTCAACCACTGCAACTGTAATTCTAG GCTGAAGGACTCTTCAGAGGATAGCAGCAGCTCCCGGGGCGCGGGCCCAACCTGCTCCCATGTCATCGAGTCCCCTTGCTTTGAGCTCACACCGGAGGAGGAGCATGTGGAGCGATTCCGGTATGGCTG GTGCAAAAGCTACAGACCTGTCTCTGTGGCAGTGATCCACCATCCACTCTACCATGAGTGTGGGGCAGATGATCtaaatgaagaagaggaagaggaggaggaggaaagcaaGCCCCCCATCCCGACACAGGTGGGGCCCGCCACCGCCTCCCCTGACCTAGGCACCAGCATGGCCACTGGTACCCCTGACTCCACAGCGCCCATCACCATCTGGCGCTCTGAGAGCCCCACAGGGAAGGGTCAGGGCAGCAAGGTGATCAAgaaggtaaagaagaaaaaggaaaaagagaaagacaaggagGAGATGGATGAGAAGGCAAAGCTGAAGAAAAAAGCCAAGAAAGGCCAGTTGACTAAGAAGAAAAGCCCGGTTAAATTGGAGCCTTCCCCGCCAGACGTGAGCCGATCATTAAGCGCAAGACAGCTGGCCAGGATGTCCGAGTCCAGCCCAGAAAGCCGGGAAGAGCTGGAGAGCGAGGACAGTTACAATGGCCGGGGGCAGGGAGAACTGTCCAGCGAGGATATTGTGGAATCATCATCGCCCAGGAAGAGAGAGAACACAGTCCAGGCCAAAAAGACAGGGGCAAAGCCCTCACAAGCCAGGAAGGTAAACAAGAGAAAATCTCCCCCAGGATCAAACCCCAACCTCAGTTGA
- the PROCA1 gene encoding protein PROCA1 isoform X2, whose product MCGRLKDSSEDSSSSRGAGPTCSHVIESPCFELTPEEEHVERFRYGWCKSYRPVSVAVIHHPLYHECGADDLNEEEEEEEEESKPPIPTQVGPATASPDLGTSMATGTPDSTAPITIWRSESPTGKGQGSKVIKKVKKKKEKEKDKEEMDEKAKLKKKAKKGQLTKKKSPVKLEPSPPDVSRSLSARQLARMSESSPESREELESEDSYNGRGQGELSSEDIVESSSPRKRENTVQAKKTGAKPSQARKVNKRKSPPGSNPNLS is encoded by the exons ATGTGTGGCAGGCTGAAGGACTCTTCAGAGGATAGCAGCAGCTCCCGGGGCGCGGGCCCAACCTGCTCCCATGTCATCGAGTCCCCTTGCTTTGAGCTCACACCGGAGGAGGAGCATGTGGAGCGATTCCGGTATGGCTG GTGCAAAAGCTACAGACCTGTCTCTGTGGCAGTGATCCACCATCCACTCTACCATGAGTGTGGGGCAGATGATCtaaatgaagaagaggaagaggaggaggaggaaagcaaGCCCCCCATCCCGACACAGGTGGGGCCCGCCACCGCCTCCCCTGACCTAGGCACCAGCATGGCCACTGGTACCCCTGACTCCACAGCGCCCATCACCATCTGGCGCTCTGAGAGCCCCACAGGGAAGGGTCAGGGCAGCAAGGTGATCAAgaaggtaaagaagaaaaaggaaaaagagaaagacaaggagGAGATGGATGAGAAGGCAAAGCTGAAGAAAAAAGCCAAGAAAGGCCAGTTGACTAAGAAGAAAAGCCCGGTTAAATTGGAGCCTTCCCCGCCAGACGTGAGCCGATCATTAAGCGCAAGACAGCTGGCCAGGATGTCCGAGTCCAGCCCAGAAAGCCGGGAAGAGCTGGAGAGCGAGGACAGTTACAATGGCCGGGGGCAGGGAGAACTGTCCAGCGAGGATATTGTGGAATCATCATCGCCCAGGAAGAGAGAGAACACAGTCCAGGCCAAAAAGACAGGGGCAAAGCCCTCACAAGCCAGGAAGGTAAACAAGAGAAAATCTCCCCCAGGATCAAACCCCAACCTCAGTTGA